From the Thermovirga lienii DSM 17291 genome, one window contains:
- a CDS encoding hypothetical protein (PFAM: Protein of unknown function (DUF3343)~KEGG: tai:Taci_0681 hypothetical protein~SPTR: Putative uncharacterized protein) — MQCIATFETTHMAILFERSFRKEGLSVKIVPVPRSISSSCGLACRFPCDQKDYIVKTCKEKGIEIQSFHEIE; from the coding sequence TTGCAGTGTATTGCTACCTTTGAAACCACCCACATGGCCATCTTGTTCGAGAGAAGCTTCAGAAAAGAAGGCTTAAGCGTCAAGATCGTCCCCGTTCCCCGCTCCATATCCTCAAGCTGCGGCCTTGCGTGCCGTTTCCCTTGCGACCAAAAAGATTACATCGTAAAAACTTGCAAGGAAAAGGGCATAGAGATCCAAAGCTTTCATGAAATTGAGTAG
- a CDS encoding outer membrane chaperone Skp (OmpH) (PFAM: Outer membrane protein (OmpH-like)~InterPro IPR005632~KEGG: tai:Taci_0682 outer membrane chaperone Skp (OmpH)~PFAM: outer membrane chaperone Skp (OmpH)~SPTR: Outer membrane chaperone Skp (OmpH)), protein MTRGTRSIMMVAVLSLFLTVSLAGVALAADTIGVLDPQKVLFQHPKFQEVQKEIKAMMEKKQAEAKAAIEKATDDKEKQKIFNTKRQEAAMEEQKLMQPLFKDIDLAIRTVAKTKGITIVLDKAQVFFGGVDITEDVIQNLKKKYATQ, encoded by the coding sequence ATGACAAGAGGTACAAGAAGCATAATGATGGTGGCCGTTTTATCCCTCTTTTTAACAGTTTCTTTGGCTGGTGTTGCTTTAGCAGCGGATACCATAGGGGTTTTGGATCCTCAGAAGGTCTTGTTCCAGCATCCTAAGTTTCAGGAAGTGCAGAAAGAAATAAAGGCTATGATGGAGAAAAAACAAGCCGAGGCAAAAGCAGCAATCGAAAAAGCCACGGACGACAAGGAGAAGCAGAAAATATTCAACACGAAAAGACAGGAAGCGGCGATGGAAGAACAGAAACTTATGCAGCCCCTTTTTAAGGACATTGACCTTGCAATAAGGACGGTTGCCAAAACTAAAGGCATCACCATCGTCCTGGATAAAGCTCAGGTCTTTTTCGGAGGAGTGGACATAACAGAGGACGTTATCCAGAACTTGAAGAAGAAATACGCAACCCAATAA
- a CDS encoding methionine adenosyltransferase (PFAM: S-adenosylmethionine synthetase, C-terminal domain; S-adenosylmethionine synthetase, central domain; S-adenosylmethionine synthetase, N-terminal domain~TIGRFAM: S-adenosylmethionine synthetase~COGs: COG0192 S-adenosylmethionine synthetase~InterPro IPR002133~KEGG: tai:Taci_0660 S-adenosylmethionine synthetase~PFAM: S-adenosylmethionine synthetase~PRIAM: Methionine adenosyltransferase~SPTR: S-adenosylmethionine synthase;~TIGRFAM: S-adenosylmethionine synthetase) yields the protein MTSKFLLTSESVTEGHPDKLADQISDGVLDAILAEDPYGRVACETLVTTGLVVIAGEITTSCYVDIPRLTRQIIKDIGYTRAKYGFDGDTCAVITAIDEQSPDIKGGVDEAIEVREKGQITDELDRVGAGDQGIMVGYACDETEEFLPLPIALAHRLARRLSFVRKEKILPYLRPDGKTQVTVEYENGKAVQIDTVVVSTQHHPAVENDQIEQDIIEEVINPIIPEHLVPRKPRILVNPSGRFVLGGPMADTGLTGRKIMVDTYGGVIPHGGGAFSGKDPTKVDRSAAYMARYAAKNVVAAGLAKECKIQVAYAIGMAHPVSIMVDTNGTGVLPDPKITQLVIEHFDFRPAAIIRDLEMRKPQYRRLAAYGHMGRVDLDPMPAWERTDRTEQLREAAEKL from the coding sequence TTGACGAGCAAGTTTCTTTTGACGTCAGAATCAGTTACGGAAGGACACCCTGACAAGCTAGCTGACCAAATTTCCGATGGAGTATTGGATGCCATATTGGCTGAGGATCCTTATGGGAGAGTAGCCTGTGAGACTTTGGTCACCACAGGATTGGTGGTTATTGCTGGAGAAATAACCACAAGTTGCTATGTGGACATTCCTAGATTGACAAGGCAGATCATAAAAGATATCGGTTATACGAGGGCGAAGTACGGATTTGATGGGGATACCTGCGCTGTTATCACTGCGATCGATGAGCAATCTCCAGATATCAAAGGTGGGGTAGATGAAGCAATAGAGGTAAGAGAAAAAGGCCAAATAACCGATGAGCTGGATAGAGTTGGCGCAGGAGATCAGGGGATAATGGTAGGTTATGCCTGCGACGAGACAGAGGAATTCCTTCCTCTTCCTATAGCTTTGGCTCATCGCTTGGCCAGGCGGCTGAGCTTTGTACGAAAAGAGAAGATCCTGCCTTACCTCAGACCAGATGGGAAGACCCAGGTGACTGTTGAGTATGAGAATGGCAAAGCCGTACAAATCGATACTGTCGTAGTATCTACCCAGCATCATCCAGCAGTAGAAAACGACCAGATAGAGCAGGACATAATCGAAGAGGTAATAAATCCCATAATTCCAGAGCATTTAGTTCCTAGGAAGCCGAGGATATTGGTAAACCCCAGTGGGAGGTTTGTCCTTGGTGGCCCGATGGCAGATACGGGATTGACGGGAAGGAAGATAATGGTGGACACTTACGGGGGAGTTATCCCTCACGGAGGCGGTGCCTTCTCTGGTAAGGACCCAACAAAGGTCGACAGGTCTGCAGCTTACATGGCCAGATACGCGGCAAAGAACGTGGTAGCGGCAGGCCTGGCGAAGGAGTGTAAGATACAGGTTGCTTATGCCATAGGTATGGCCCATCCCGTCTCCATAATGGTAGACACCAATGGGACTGGTGTGTTGCCTGACCCCAAGATTACTCAGCTTGTCATTGAGCATTTTGACTTCAGGCCGGCGGCCATTATAAGAGATTTGGAGATGCGCAAGCCTCAATACCGCAGGTTGGCTGCATATGGCCACATGGGTAGAGTCGACCTTGATCCGATGCCTGCATGGGAAAGGACCGATAGAACGGAGCAGCTTAGGGAGGCCGCAGAAAAGCTCTAA
- a CDS encoding phosphoribosyltransferase (PFAM: Phosphoribosyl transferase domain~COGs: COG1040 amidophosphoribosyltransferase~InterPro IPR000836~KEGG: tai:Taci_0661 phosphoribosyltransferase~PFAM: phosphoribosyltransferase~SPTR: Phosphoribosyltransferase): MRQLIVEGLSHLLWPVECPFCKRLGVVACDGCMDLALSEGGTSCLKCMGKYPCPVHADRSLPLYWGAIHEGKVREAVHLLKYGHIKSLGIKMGHALARNLPIEGPIDALVPVPLHIGSVRPFNQAFEIAKGLGQALGVPVFDVLSWREELSCQVSKSPVERRMLPEGVIVFKDDVKVPDGKGIIIVDDVCTTGTTIERCRKALEKKGFQVVGAVVWSLGGSSK, encoded by the coding sequence TTGCGCCAGTTGATAGTAGAGGGGCTTTCTCACTTGCTTTGGCCAGTGGAATGCCCCTTTTGTAAAAGGTTGGGAGTGGTAGCTTGCGACGGGTGCATGGATTTGGCTTTAAGTGAAGGAGGCACCTCGTGCCTTAAATGTATGGGCAAATATCCGTGTCCTGTCCACGCTGACAGATCTCTTCCTCTCTATTGGGGAGCTATTCATGAGGGTAAGGTTAGGGAGGCCGTTCACCTGTTAAAGTATGGTCACATCAAGAGCTTGGGGATCAAAATGGGGCATGCATTGGCAAGGAACTTGCCCATAGAGGGACCCATAGATGCCTTGGTCCCCGTACCTTTGCACATAGGTTCTGTACGGCCCTTCAATCAGGCCTTTGAGATCGCGAAAGGCCTGGGCCAGGCCCTAGGGGTACCGGTTTTCGATGTGCTCTCCTGGAGAGAGGAACTTTCATGTCAGGTAAGCAAGTCCCCCGTGGAACGGCGTATGTTACCCGAGGGCGTAATAGTTTTCAAGGATGATGTAAAGGTCCCAGATGGCAAGGGAATAATTATAGTAGACGACGTGTGTACCACCGGCACGACTATTGAAAGGTGTAGAAAAGCACTGGAGAAAAAAGGTTTCCAGGTAGTTGGAGCGGTGGTATGGTCTTTGGGTGGAAGTAGCAAGTGA